In Neodiprion virginianus isolate iyNeoVirg1 chromosome 6, iyNeoVirg1.1, whole genome shotgun sequence, the genomic window AGCGCCTCTTCGTCTTCATCGATGCTACTTCTTCTTCGCTTATTTGCTTCAACTTTTTGGCACATCATGTTTTCCAATATCGATTCTCCAGAACCTTCACTATGAATGTTGGCAATAGATGCGGAAGGTTTACCTTCCGTATTGCAGGTGGTTGAggtatttgaaatatttgcaataGTTTCATTTAcatcattaattttttgtacattaaCATTGATAGTTACCGTATCTGATGTGCTATCATTCGAAGTATTTTCGTGAATACCTAATTCTGTTTTCGAATGCTTTGCACTACTGTAATTATTGCCTTTTTCTATACTTACAGAATGAGTTTGTGGTATAAAAGTCTCTTTAGGTTCTACAAACATGGGAGCAGGTTGCGTCACGTGCTCAGTTTCTTCTGGCTTCCTTCTATCAGTCAGCGAATGGTGATTCATTTCCATTCCTTTATCATTTAGTTTATCTGCAGATGgtgttttcaaatcattcgATAGCCTAAGAGATTTTTTATCACTCCTCCTCTCATTCTTACTGTTTGAAACAGACTGAATCTTACTTCGCCTGTTGCTCTCTCTGCTACTTTTTTGTACCACAGGTTTCTGTGACTTATTCCTTGAATTACGAGTTTTCTGCACAGAGATTTTGGGACTATGAATTTTTCCTGATCGATTAGACTTTGAATGCTGTTTGCAACGCAAAACAATTTCTGGACTAATAGATTCTTCAGGCGCTATAGCATTTGCAACGGTTGTTACTGTATGTTTGGTTCCTATACTTTTATTGTTCATCAACGATTTACTTGTATGCTTCGATTTGGTTCTAGCTGGCTTGCTTgtttttgattcttttttcctctctacGTCGGTACTCCcattccgttttttggctgatTCTTTCTTAGAATTTCTTAACGTATCACTATGTCCTTGGTATTGTGCAACAGTTGTTTGGAATTCTGATACAGATTCTGGTAATTTTCCTATTGTTTCCACAATTATTGAACGAGTTTCTAACTGTTGCACCTGATCAGTTGACATGCACGTTTTGCTTGAAGACCGAATTGCTTGTTTATTTTGTGACGGTGCTGGTTGATCATTTTCGGAATTCTCATGATCTTCTAGAGTTGAATTATCATTGgcagaaaaattgaatgcaGATGGTTTAACCATGTTGAGATGAGGTTTTTTAATCACAGGAGCAAGTTTGATGGGTTTAAAGAGTCGACTACTATTAGTTGATTCAGTAGAAATCTCTACAGGTTGCATTTCTGCGCTCTTGAAAGCTGGTTCAAGATgaggatcaatttttttaggaGGCAACGGTTGCTGAAGATTTTTGTTTGACCTCAAAATTGATGCGGGTACTAGAGATTTGTTTACCAAAGTTGGAATTTTATTAGCATCTTTCGTAACATCTGGAACTCCTTGAAGATACAACGGTTCTTGGCTAAGTTTCAATATCTCTTGAGATATGGCATCAGGAATATGAATTTCTATATCTCTAAGCTCTGCAGGCATAGGGACTAGCGGACTTCCATCCAAATCTGTCTCTGGCAAATCATCTACCTCGATCATAGTATCCTCAGGAGAATTCAGCAATGAATTAAAAGCAGATCCGATATCTGCATCCATTGACGAGGTTTGTgacatgttttctttttctatctcCACCATTTTCTTAGGGCAATCTATTGGCGACAATGCTAAATTTTCTGTGATGTTGCTGTTTGATATTTTACTAATATCCTGTGATGAAGTTGAAATTAGGTTGATATGAATTAACGCACTTCTATTAcgtttgctttttttcatATCGGATTCTTGGAAATGTGAAACATTAGAAAACAATGGTGTAGtattcaattcaaaatcacaCACTGGAGTATCTGTTGGTGAGTAAGGAGTATCAGGTATGTGATTGGGGTCTGAATTACAGTGGGAATCAACTTGGGGCGACAAGTATATATCAGGAGTAGTGATGGGCTCCGATGGAGAGTAAGGTGTAGTAGGTAAATAATCACCCAACTGTGGACAATGATTATTTTCTAATATCTGAGTCATATTATTTGGAAAACAGGGTGAACTTGTGGGAGACTGTGAACTTGGAAGAACATGTTTACTTGaatcaacattattttcagacATTTTGTTCAGTGGGAGATAAGATGCCCCTGTTAGTGTTTTAATCTTCGCACTTCCTAGAACTTGTAAATCTAAATTGTCCGAAACTGTTATCTGACTAGTTGGTGTGATAAATGATACATCTGAATGATGAATACCAAGCAGCTCCGTGTCTACGGGAATGTTTTGCGAGATTCGATCAGTAGGTGAATAAGGTTctgcttctttttctttatccaGTTCTACTTCGGAATCCAATTCCATGTCTTCAGGATTAGTATTCTCATTAAGCTCTCTAGTAGGTGTAACCGGTggcgtttcaaattttttttcttcctcatcaGGAATAGGAATACTGTCTAAGAAGCTCTGACTGAATGGGCTTTCTGTGTTAGTCCGAGCAGAGGGTGGACGTTTTTTCGATTTACCTACCATTACTCCGCGTTGCATTCTGTCTTGATGCTTCTTCACCACGGCTGACCGAAGAGCAATCATGCGTAATTCCAAATCCTCGACATCTtcatcaatattattaatcTCCCGCTGTGTACTTTCTTCAAGTTCCGTATCTTCTTGaaccttttcatttttttttggtttagtTTCCAACGCCATTTTACGTAAAAGTGCCAAGTCTTCCTCATCGTCGTCATCTTCAACAAATTTACTCTCTCTATTTGACTTCATTGTAAAGTCACTACTCCCATTATCAGCTTTAATCATGTTATTCAACTTGTCCTTTAAAGAAGGTCTGTGTTCCTTGAGTTTATCTACATTTCGATTCGCTGATAGTGAGCCAACTGTCTTCAAATGCCTGACCTTCTTCAAAAGTTTGTTGACATTGCCGTACATGTCAATATAAGTATTCGTCGGGGACATAGAACTCCTGAGCTGCCTTCTAACAGGTGATTTTACAGGTGAATGAGGCGATAATCTTCTACCTGGAGATCGAGGCCTACGAATAGGTGATTTTCGCAAAACAGGTAACCGTGGATGTCCTAATGGTGACCTTGATTTAATAAAAGGTGATCTCCCTCTACCGATGGGTGACCTATGCCTTCTCATGGGTGATTTTGCAATTCTGGACCTATTGTAAGGAGATCCTGGACGTTTATGTGGAGAATTTGACTCTCTCCGATGTAGCCTCGGCAAGTGATTATCCTTTAAGACTTGTGAGTCATGCTTTTGTATAACAGAAGATTCAGGCATTAGATTAGTCGCAGTATTTACTGCGGCATTTTCAGCAGTTACGGACGAGATTTGagaccgttttttttttctacgcttTCGGATCTTTGTGGTTTTTGCTTGCGGTAGAGTCAGTACTTGTTTAACAGTGTCAGCAAGACCGACAATCTCCATATCACTATCACTCGAGATTGGTATGAggtcattattattttcttgtaaAGTAGATGAGCAGTGCTTGGAACCAGAATAGCCAGAATCTTTGGTGTGGtcacagttttctttttcttgtacTGCATCTTAAGGGGAAAAATATTCTGCTTACAGATTAGAAAAGTGCAACACggatattataaatacaaaacaatataatgaataaataaatataaaccaTCAACTATGCATGCAAAAGGTAACTACGCCGTTCTTTCGGTAATAATCAAAGGTAGCTCAATGTTCAAATATTAGATTACTTGTATTACTCAGGgatttcaaaagaaatcaaattacCAAATTATTACTTTGGAAACTCTTTACCAGACTGACATTATTGAAATGACTCGGTCAATGATTCACTTTATACTGAGCTCAATATTTGTCTAATCCTGGAATAGATATGAGCTTGATCGTTCAAGGCATTCGTAGAATTGAAGTCAGAAAATATTTACGAGATGATTTGAACGTTAGACAAAATATTGAAGTTACAAACTTAGGAAACGTGCTTTTCactgtttcattttcatttcaaacttcTGAATTCTAGTAATTATCTCCGAAAAACAATTCCTTTAggtataggaacacatcaataatttttttttttcaaggtaGCCTAGACTTGTAATAAAACAGATTCTAATACTTCCAAGtctggacaatttttttttgagaatgCAAGTAGAGTAGTATACCTTGAATTCGTAGTAAATTTAATTCACTGTGCTCAGTGTGAACTGAGTGTAATTTTCCTTGCTTCCACTGTATTAAAACAATGATAAATTAGGAAAATCACATTCAGTACCGACTCGTGAACGGTCAAACTCATTGCAAAGCAAATGAAAGTTGACGGTTCCATCAACATTCAAGTGAtaataaagagaaagaaatcattttttaaatcacctTTTTTCATCGAGCTTTTCAAGGTGTTTGTTTTTGTTGGCGCAACGCACCAAATGGCGCATTGTTTTGTGGACAAACAGATGGGACACTGCCCGGCTGTTCTGCGTCTCAAATTGCACCTGTCATTGAGTTGGCCTTCTTCCGAGGAGCTTACATCTTCCAATGATATTTCACCCTCTTCTTTCTCGTCCAATATTTCAATGACTTCGGTACAACCGCTGGATAAATCACTAgccatttttttcacttcgtaCTTGTGAAGCTATAATTGACTGATAGAGTATTATCATAAAAATTATCTCACGAATATTCGTAGAGCATTGTCAGAACATATTATATGCTATACCGATTTAACATGTGTATAGAATACACCATGCTAAAACtgatcatttcttttttactttatctTCCCCAATCTTATCAATTCAAGGTTAATTACGCACAACAGCGATTctatgaattatcaaagaAATGTACTACATTCTAAGCTGGATATTCACAGCAATCCTCTTCTAGGCAACGGCTCATCGTTTACGACAACCGatcatgaaaaattaactGTGTAACGGTTCCAGGGATGTCGTATCACATAAAATAACGTTATTCACTTACTACATTGTTCGCACATCTCTTCGTTATCGCCATGACACTAATCTGGGTGGTGAAATGGTGGTGAATTGGTTTATGAACGCTTAGTGTATTCATTGTGTCATATCGAGTGTTTTCATTGGTTATTTCTGACCAAATATTCGCTTTGATACGTGCACAGAATGCGCCAAAATATTAGTACGACCCTCTCGCGGTGAAACAGAAGCATTAAATGTAACCCAACCAACCTGCGTTCAGAAAATCTGCTCAACTGCCGAGCATGCAGGCATGCGGGTGCGTGAATGTggtgaacaaaaatataaccTAAAAAATTGATACCTCGTAAAAATGATTGACAAAGTAAACTCGTTCGTCGATCTGAAGCTCAATTCCTGGATTGTCAAACAATGTAATTCCATTGGTACGtcagattaattttttatacacagtACGAATAGctgcgtgaaaaataatttaatcttcGTGACAATTCTTAGGATTGAAAAAGCCTACTCCTATTCAAGCCAACTGTATTCCTCGAATTTTGGCTGGAGAAGATTGTATCGGCTGCGCTAAAACTGGAAGTGGCAAAACTTTGGCTTTTGCTTTACCGATTCTACAAAAGCTATGCGAAGATCCATATGGAATATTTGCTCTTATTCTTACTCCAACAAGAGAATTGGCGTTTCAGGTGTATATCGTACAAACTCTTGCTTGTGATCCAATATTTACAACTGTTCTGCTAATATCAGAATTTCTATTTAGATTGCAGATCAGTTTTCAGTGATTGGTCAAGctataaacttgaaaaaatcagTCATTGTTGGCGGAATGGATATGATGATTCAGGGAAAAGAGTTAGCTAAGCATCCTCATATTGTTGTTGCTACTCCTGGGCGTTTGGCTGACCATTTAGAAAGCTGTGATACATTTActttaaaaagaattaaatttctGGTGCTTGATGAAGCTGATCGTTTACTCAGCGGACAATTTGATGAGCAGattaaaacaatatttcaagCTTTACCCAAACAAAAACAGTCCTTACTCTTCAGTGCTACTATTACTGATGCCTTGGATCAAGTTCAGAAGGTCTCCTCAAACaaggtaaaaatatattatactttcTCACACATGCAGAGAATTTTTCTATCGCTTATTGccagttaattttttattattactaatcaaaaatataatttcataatGTGCTTTCATAGGTTTACATGTGGGAATCTAAGGAGGAATCTGGTGTAGCAACAGTTGACCAATTAGAGCAGCATTACGTGCTGAGCCCAAAAGAAGCTCGAGACGCTTACTTGGTTGAAGTAATCAGAATGTTTAGAAGCAATAACGAAAACGGATCTATTATGATTTTCACAGATACTTGCAAGTGAGTAAGCTAAACGTGTACATTTCAAATACTTCAACTACTTGGTAACTCTTTAATAACGATGCAATGTAAAAGTAATACTATGcctaaattatacaatttattacacatttataATTCTTTTGCAGGAATTGTCAACTACTGTGCATGACCCTAAACGAAGTTGGTTTTACAAATGTTGCTCTACATGCAATGATAAAACAAAGAGAAAGGTTATCAGCCCTCagtaaattcaaatcaaaCCATGTAAGGATACTTATTGCTACTGAGGTTGCTGCCAGAGGATTGGATATTCCAACGGTAGAATTAGTAATCAATCATACAGTCCCCAATATTCCAAAAGAGTATATTCACAGAGTGGGAAGAACAGCGAGAGCTGGGAGAGGTGGAATGGCTATTACTATAGTGACACCAAATGATATTAAATTAATCCATGccattgaagaaattattgGAACGAAACTGACAGAGTTCAAAATTGATGGTAGGTAGATTCAAGAAAATTGAGTTaccaaaattattaaatttgatAGTAAATATTGACAGAATAATCTACTTAAGCAAAAAGTAAttatcggatttttttttgttaatttacAATTGCAGATAAAGAAGTTGTGACAATTTTTACCCAAATATCTGTGACGAAACGAGAAGCTGAAATAAAGCTTGATGAGACTGACttttacgaaaaaaagttaataaataaaagaaaaaagctgaTTTTGGAAGGGAAAGACCCTGatgaagaagaggaaaaactgatgaaaaaaattcagaaacacAGGAAACCAATAAAAAAGGCAAAATTGAATAACATAGAAAGCAGTAGTTCAAGCTGATATATCGGTACAAATgtatttacaaaatgaaatatattttgcattaatattattaatactgTGTTTTCTATCAATATCTGATCCCTGTATTTTGCTCGTATTACAACACGACACTTACCTCACCTACCGTACTATGATTCTAGAGAATTAGTATAAGAATGTTACAAATAATCGAATGTTGAATCATTGAATTCATCTTAACGTGTATGATGTTTTAACTGTATGTAAGATTCAGTACATTTTAGTATCAAAGAAGGCAATTACTGGATATGTTCAGCATCTAATAAAGGGCTTTTACGACtcgtttcattgaaattatttatgatGAAACGAGATCTAGTGAAAACtcatcttttcattttctaggAGATTACAATAACTTCCTGTTTTCTcagaaaacagagaaacggccagttaaataataatttccaatATTAAGTATTGTGCATTTCTACAAacattaaaattgaattcgcAAGTCAGTCCATAAAGTAAAAGTAGACCATGAGTTCGCTGTAGACGTTAAGTTAATTCCTGAGTACGTGACACAAATTACAGGTACGGTCCCTACCTATATCATTACTTATGTGGAAACATTCCTCAATATTAGATTCACATAATCATATTCCTTTTGCTTTATAGCGGATACACGCTCGCTAATTAATGGGGTCAGCCGGTAAACGAACGTTCGTGATTTACCGTGTAAGGATTAGATGTATGTGAAGTTAGAATctcgaaaatatttaatcTGCATTGTAGTATTTActtgtaacaaatttttttgtacttgaagaaatttatttcgtcAAAACACATGAATGAAAGATAGAGCATTTTCCTATGTAATATACGCTTCTGACTTAAacttgtatatacataattcTAAAATTTCATCAGTCCTTGTAAAATATGCTGATCACattcgatagaaatttattgtattatcAGCCTGCCTTGAATTAACTATTGAGCCCTTTAGTGTGCAGAGTTACGAACTAGTAGAAAAAGGTAAACACATAGATATCTTATCTAACTGAATAACAGTTTCGTACAATTATGCCATGGTTCATTCACATTGGTAATGTGGCAATCGTATCTCGCGACATTTAGCCAAAGGctcgattaaaaattaattatgcGACGGCAAGgcatttttatactttcaagGTTTAgtaaaatcaattaatattgCCAGCGTAGTTAACCACGTTAATATGAAAcctatgaaaatttgaagtatatttatttaatagtCGAAATTACATGCGGGCTCTGatcttttcttcatttcgtaTTAATCCCAGTTTATCCAGAAACGTGTACAATTCTGTAACATACTCTTTAGGGTGCTTGTGAAAATGTCCAACATGAGGggatgtttcaaaaattttcatgtatGTCTGAAAaaggaatttcaaattttaacaatcTTCATCGCTAAATAGGTTGTCAAGTGATCAAGAAAAACGATACGACGTATTATAAATTGAGTGTACATATTTactcaatttcaattattattaaaccatatttttttattaaagaCGTAATTATTCGCAATACTAACCTCAATACCCAGAGAATCCCAAGAATCTTTCACCCTTTGGTTACACTTCAGAGCTCCCACAGGATCAGTCTTGCTGACCAAAAACAGAGCCGGAGCATGTACTAAATTTGTGTGAAACAGTTGACTAGAACGAATGTAGTACTGTGTTGCTTGCTTGTGAAATGTTGCCAAATGATACCTATAAAGTTGATGCATAAGTTAATAATAGTGCAGAAAATAGTACACGTTGGACAAATCAGTGATAGCGTATTGTGAGCAAAGAAAACAGAACatcaaaaattgtattattaatGGTATGGGCTAAAAACATTTCTTCTGACAGCTCATTATTGGGAGCAGAAAAACTTCAGGAAAAAAGGCTCAAACTAATAAGAGATTCCAGAGTTCAAGTTAGAATAAACAGTGAATTAGAGTAAAGATAATACACactaaaatgagaaaattcaaatgtactcgagatattttttcatcactccTTGGAGCATGGCATTATTTGGAAAGACTGCAAGCGGGGTTCCAATTGATATTTCGCTAATGTCAGCCGCGCTGTCCCAAATTTGCCCGACTATACGTCCAATAACAGGATCATATTTCTGCCGATTGTTAATTATTAGGTCCAAAGTTTCACCCCACATGTAACCACCAACCGAAAATCCATGCAAAAGCACTTGACGGTAGTTCTGATTCTGTTCCAAAAATGCGAGTAAATCTGCTGCGACCAGCTGAAAGACATACTTATGTTGCTCATATttatcaaagaatttttcatagaGTTTATAGAATTCAAATAAGTACTCGAGGTATAAATGCATTTGTATTTTCCTGTAGTTATACTCACACGGGATCCTTTCACTGGCCAAATAAGTTGCCACGGACTGATCGAAACAGTCACTACATCAAAGCCCTGTTCCATATAGAAGTTTGCAAATTTCATAATATGTTTTCTTTTGGATAACAGCCACGATAAGATAACAAGTAAAGGACGACCTTCAGGCAGgttcaattgaaaattactACTCTGTGTCCCAACATTATTATCCTGTGATATAAgctcaatatttttcgaaatatggTGAGTGGATAATAATCTGTGGGTAAATATACTAGCCACCTGAAATCAACAAGGGTTTCATCtatgttaataaaaaaaacatatacaGATTACGAAATGGGCAGTATGTTACTTGcattacgtatgtataatacatagtGAGTAGAAACATTTGGATATAATTACAAATGCAAATAAGTTATGACTACAAACAATAAGTCTATTACGATACAGGATTTTAAGAATATACATGGTGTTCAGACGATGAATATAA contains:
- the LOC124308155 gene encoding uncharacterized threonine-rich GPI-anchored glycoprotein PJ4664.02 isoform X2; amino-acid sequence: MASDLSSGCTEVIEILDEKEEGEISLEDVSSSEEGQLNDRCNLRRRTAGQCPICLSTKQCAIWCVAPTKTNTLKSSMKKDAVQEKENCDHTKDSGYSGSKHCSSTLQENNNDLIPISSDSDMEIVGLADTVKQVLTLPQAKTTKIRKRRKKKRSQISSVTAENAAVNTATNLMPESSVIQKHDSQVLKDNHLPRLHRRESNSPHKRPGSPYNRSRIAKSPMRRHRSPIGRGRSPFIKSRSPLGHPRLPVLRKSPIRRPRSPGRRLSPHSPVKSPVRRQLRSSMSPTNTYIDMYGNVNKLLKKVRHLKTVGSLSANRNVDKLKEHRPSLKDKLNNMIKADNGSSDFTMKSNRESKFVEDDDDEEDLALLRKMALETKPKKNEKVQEDTELEESTQREINNIDEDVEDLELRMIALRSAVVKKHQDRMQRGVMVGKSKKRPPSARTNTESPFSQSFLDSIPIPDEEEKKFETPPVTPTRELNENTNPEDMELDSEVELDKEKEAEPYSPTDRISQNIPVDTELLGIHHSDVSFITPTSQITVSDNLDLQVLGSAKIKTLTGASYLPLNKMSENNVDSSKHVLPSSQSPTSSPCFPNNMTQILENNHCPQLGDYLPTTPYSPSEPITTPDIYLSPQVDSHCNSDPNHIPDTPYSPTDTPVCDFELNTTPLFSNVSHFQESDMKKSKRNRSALIHINLISTSSQDISKISNSNITENLALSPIDCPKKMVEIEKENMSQTSSMDADIGSAFNSLLNSPEDTMIEVDDLPETDLDGSPLVPMPAELRDIEIHIPDAISQEILKLSQEPLYLQGVPDVTKDANKIPTLVNKSLVPASILRSNKNLQQPLPPKKIDPHLEPAFKSAEMQPVEISTESTNSSRLFKPIKLAPVIKKPHLNMVKPSAFNFSANDNSTLEDHENSENDQPAPSQNKQAIRSSSKTCMSTDQVQQLETRSIIVETIGKLPESVSEFQTTVAQYQGHSDTLRNSKKESAKKRNGSTDVERKKESKTSKPARTKSKHTSKSLMNNKSIGTKHTVTTVANAIAPEESISPEIVLRCKQHSKSNRSGKIHSPKISVQKTRNSRNKSQKPVVQKSSRESNRRSKIQSVSNSKNERRSDKKSLRLSNDLKTPSADKLNDKGMEMNHHSLTDRRKPEETEHVTQPAPMFVEPKETFIPQTHSVSIEKGNNYSSAKHSKTELGIHENTSNDSTSDTVTINVNVQKINDVNETIANISNTSTTCNTEGKPSASIANIHSEGSGESILENMMCQKVEANKRRRSSIDEDEEALRAILLASLAKRSKPPEPMNTITKTTVLANLSYSSPNTSTESVEDLPNTPAAKTSVSLVYNSSSDSPLSLSSHTSSLSNPPVKNSIPGPLSEVVTSDAVTAKSILPENVTHDQSTLSTALSRKRSISASGKGPPKKIAKKTPISASTKVVNNAKKYQNTLFQKKLNLQKAAVITNAHKTLNQISLHANKLVDGSRSRGMITNPLSETQRFVINLASDSESENETELLNKDHQELVNSNRSEQKPALSIPMSEFERSVDLFLKDVRKKQETAAAANPNSTKTAVTQKPVSPAPSTHRKSPVLSATPLAVRHLPISQQEEYRRLKQQILEREKMKLHRVLGNNSSPLSPSSKSSGTPPGPLSPASPVASPITSRQNYNAPLNSQSLMTTTSKDYKLRNISVQNNLKTTISSGKSRATSVVSKADGSTPSISNLSIQIPNETTNVKIASKKSTDLYIPVSTSQSRLVTAVKSTKDTVNTEDTHDSTVFMKGQSKLKNVHVQLQQGKTGRTVSLGGGTNLNTKLTVSNNQELQEVSPQGFTPAEISTNIEKNQTDITAPSRFASSSPSMDSRKTTTAIDVSDKRDSLVDSMASTLVISREGENSKNSTLVNSSASTVILSRNENSDNSRLESGNPESNNKNCGVSKSSVNEPKKLRNNKDIWEKIRGDVKKELDSISVLPSSEQKSYLATVEHNLVKKRYAILDDLSDISGNLRQLEMERDVQTRAVLEVKKLQEQLKLAEERLQAQRDRVNKMVPNITVAYEKLNSGRRECVKMTRICLGLGCLVIGANYKIPAAGAQLLNNRLKQVAGCTHQLSKKKASLSVDRGDVPSQVHPQSSTNSIDHCLDSPAIQSPQSISQGSSKEKDDESVITISVALTEDHSNSNPESTAVVEAEQTGVSETETLKLQDSTTAVFLPGSVCKNLPQSTSTPNPSGESYDVTKYLQDCETTMSKFVLDGPKVELIGQKDSLEQRKLLQPYKSVLTHLKVPRTTDPSGILCPYELMGTCRDEGCQFMHQSARNG
- the LOC124308155 gene encoding uncharacterized threonine-rich GPI-anchored glycoprotein PJ4664.02 isoform X1, translated to MASDLSSGCTEVIEILDEKEEGEISLEDVSSSEEGQLNDRCNLRRRTAGQCPICLSTKQCAIWCVAPTKTNTLKSSMKKDAVQEKENCDHTKDSGYSGSKHCSSTLQENNNDLIPISSDSDMEIVGLADTVKQVLTLPQAKTTKIRKRRKKKRSQISSVTAENAAVNTATNLMPESSVIQKHDSQVLKDNHLPRLHRRESNSPHKRPGSPYNRSRIAKSPMRRHRSPIGRGRSPFIKSRSPLGHPRLPVLRKSPIRRPRSPGRRLSPHSPVKSPVRRQLRSSMSPTNTYIDMYGNVNKLLKKVRHLKTVGSLSANRNVDKLKEHRPSLKDKLNNMIKADNGSSDFTMKSNRESKFVEDDDDEEDLALLRKMALETKPKKNEKVQEDTELEESTQREINNIDEDVEDLELRMIALRSAVVKKHQDRMQRGVMVGKSKKRPPSARTNTESPFSQSFLDSIPIPDEEEKKFETPPVTPTRELNENTNPEDMELDSEVELDKEKEAEPYSPTDRISQNIPVDTELLGIHHSDVSFITPTSQITVSDNLDLQVLGSAKIKTLTGASYLPLNKMSENNVDSSKHVLPSSQSPTSSPCFPNNMTQILENNHCPQLGDYLPTTPYSPSEPITTPDIYLSPQVDSHCNSDPNHIPDTPYSPTDTPVCDFELNTTPLFSNVSHFQESDMKKSKRNRSALIHINLISTSSQDISKISNSNITENLALSPIDCPKKMVEIEKENMSQTSSMDADIGSAFNSLLNSPEDTMIEVDDLPETDLDGSPLVPMPAELRDIEIHIPDAISQEILKLSQEPLYLQGVPDVTKDANKIPTLVNKSLVPASILRSNKNLQQPLPPKKIDPHLEPAFKSAEMQPVEISTESTNSSRLFKPIKLAPVIKKPHLNMVKPSAFNFSANDNSTLEDHENSENDQPAPSQNKQAIRSSSKTCMSTDQVQQLETRSIIVETIGKLPESVSEFQTTVAQYQGHSDTLRNSKKESAKKRNGSTDVERKKESKTSKPARTKSKHTSKSLMNNKSIGTKHTVTTVANAIAPEESISPEIVLRCKQHSKSNRSGKIHSPKISVQKTRNSRNKSQKPVVQKSSRESNRRSKIQSVSNSKNERRSDKKSLRLSNDLKTPSADKLNDKGMEMNHHSLTDRRKPEETEHVTQPAPMFVEPKETFIPQTHSVSIEKGNNYSSAKHSKTELGIHENTSNDSTSDTVTINVNVQKINDVNETIANISNTSTTCNTEGKPSASIANIHSEGSGESILENMMCQKVEANKRRRSSIDEDEEALRAILLASLAKRSKPPEPMNTITKTTVLANLSYSSPNTSTESVEDLPNTPAAKTSVSLVYNSSSDSPLSLSSHTSSLSNPPVKNSIPGPLSEVVTSDAVTAKSILPENVTHDQSTLSTALSRKRSISASGKGPPKKIAKKTPISASTKVVNNAKKYQNTLFQKKLNLQKAAVITNAHKTLNQISLHANKLVDGSRSRGMITNPLSETQRFVINLASDSESENETELLNKDHQELVNSNRSEQKPALSIPMSEFERSVDLFLKDVRKKQETAAAANPNSTKTAVTQKPVSPAPSTHRKSPVLSATPLAVRHLPISQQEEYRRLKQQILEREKMKLHRVLGNNSSPLSPSSKSSGTPPGPLSPASPVASPITSRQNYNAPLNSQSLMTTTSKDYKLRNISVQNNLKTTISSGKSRATSVVSKADGSTPSISNLSIQIPNETTNVKIASKKSTDLYIPVSTSQSRLVTAVKSTKDTVNTEDTHDSTVFMKGQSKLKNVHVQLQQGKTGRTVSLGGGTNLNTKLTVSNNQELQEVSPQGFTPAEISTNIEKNQTDITAPSRFASSSPSMDSRKTTTAIDVSDKRDSLVDSMASTLVISREGENSKNSTLVNSSASTVILSRNENSDNSRLESGNPESNNKNCGVSKSSVNEPKKLRNNKDIWEKIRGDVKKELDSISVLPSSEQKSYLATVEHNLVKKRYAILDDLSDISGNLRQLEMERDVQTRAVLEVKKLQEQLKLAEERLQAQRDRVNKMVPNITVAYEKLNSGRRECVKMTRICLGLGCLVIGANYKIPAAGAQLLNNRLKQVAGCTHQLSKKKASLSVDRGDVPSQVHPQSSTNSIDHCLDSPAIQSPQSISQGSSKEKDDESVITISVALTEDHSNSNPESTAVVEAEQTGVSETETLKLQDSTTAVFLPGSVCKNLPQSTSTPNPSGESYDVTKYLQDCETTMSKFVLDGPKVELIGQKDSLEQRKLLQPYKSVLTHLKVPRTTDPSGILCPYELMGTCRDEGCQFMHQSARNGNVPSEVQYAAAESIPLVAAATPRDGKLSS